CTAGCGGCCGTCTCTTCCACGTGACTGTCCACCAATCGACTCGGTTCCCCCTCCTCCCCCGTCCGATAAAATACGGCCTCGCAACACAGAGAGATGCTCGCAGCAGGGAACACCTCCCCATTCTCTCGAAAAACAGATTGTTGTGCGCACTTTTCTTCGCTGACAGCACCAGACCGcctttctttttgtttatttaagAAAGCTGTCCCAGAAACCCGCGTAGGGAAAGGCCTTCGAGAGGTTGCTTGCTGTTCGAATTGACAAAAGGTTATTTCGCAGATTcgatgaaataaataacgTCGAATTATGAACTAAGCTGTAAGAAACTTATTTGACATTGTTGCTAACTTGTCCACTCGCGATCTAAACAacaagtatatatatatatatatatatatgtgtgtgtgtacATGTGCATATTTGCAtgtataatgaatttatatatttctttggTAAGttaattgttcattttcGTGTTATTGGGGAAGGAACGCAGACTCTATCATAAATCAATCATTGTTACATACAGGTTCAATGTCAGAACAAGTTGAAGCCACCTCAGCACCATCGCAACCTCATTTACAAACCGTTGGATTCGATCCAAGGTTCCCAAACCAGAATCAAACTAAACATTGTTGGCAATCATATGTCGATTATCACAAATGTATCAACATAAAGGGTGAAGATTTCGCTCCTTGTAAAGTGTTTTGGAAAACTTATTCTGCTCTATGTCCAGTTGACTGGATCGAAAAATGGGATGAGCAAAGAGAGAAAGGTACCTTTGCTGGTGATATCCAAAACATTTAGTTTGGTTTTTGactaatttttcaattactCACCTTTCTAACACTTTGTTGTCTGGTGTTATCACCTTCGTTTCCAAACAACACTGTTTTCCAAGTAAGTCTgtatattcttttatttttcacCAAGACAACCCAATCatgttttattatcatgtacgtatttacatttatatatatctttatatacatatatacatataaatatatgtgtatgtTGTCGCCATTCTCTTTTGTTTTGCATGGGacatctaataaaataacgaaaataatattcattttcaactCATCTATTCGTTAATGTCATCTATCAATTTTGATGGAATGTTCTGTGAGCAAAGAAACCAATTGTTATATCTTCATATTGAACTTTGCAACTATGTCTTTTACCTTTTAGCGCTCGGTCATATCTCACCATATTATAGCGCCTGATAACCTAAAAAAAGTATAGACATATAAGAAAGCGTATGCTAACCTCTAAGATTACAACCTTAAATTCAGTATTGATAGAAgacatacatatatataggaGCCAGGTTCTGAGTTTGGAATGTCTGACAGCTTGTTTGAATGCATCTGGAGTAGTCTGGATTTTCTTGTTGCTAATAAGTGCACCAAGatagatatattttcaGATCAAGTCAATGGCGGCTATTCTTTTTTGTATGTTAGAGGAAATAAGTTATTCTCTCAAAGGTCAAATTTAGGATACCTAAACAGGTTGAATAGGGCTCTTGAGTTGAAATTAGGAGATTACAGCGGATATTATGATATACACAGTTCATTTCATGATAAGAGGAGGGACATTAGCTTGGTGTGTCCCAATTTTGCGACTTTTGTCAATTGTGAGATTGAACCAGAATTTGAGCAAACCTTTGCCATAATGATTAAAACAAAGGAAACCGAAAATGTTGGTCAACAAGCTTCTAGTTTGAGTTTTGACTGGGATgtcatttttcaatatatagTAATAAAAAGGGAAATACagtataaaataaatattggTCGTTTTAATactaacaaaaatataattttcaacACTAGTCTACTAAAGCAATTTAACaaagatttgaatataGAACATGCTTTTGGCCATGCTTGTAGTACTAAAAATGGCTGCCTCGATTATGACATTTCTAAGTATAAGGTAAGGATATCCGATGAATTTTCAATAGATATTCGTTCATTCAACGATAGACTAAGGGATAAAAAGCACACATATctaaaaaagatatatcTATACATTAATAAGGAAATTGGTAGATGTCTAGTTGATGAACTTGTTGGCACGTCCAATACTTTTTGGGGaatgatttttttcaattttaatgttttgGATTCCAGGAATTTCATTCAGAGGAGCAttgaaataatgaaaaatattaaaaaaattaaaaagtaATTTACCAAGTTAATCATAAACAACcccaaaaatatattcaataaaaaccGCTAGGAAAAATCTAAATAAAAACTTTacaataaacaaaatagCTTCGTATGAAACATCTGCTATAAATTTGCGCAATCTCCGAGAATTGTTTTCCTATAACGAGAATGGAACTCAGGATATGTCCAAGGAACCGATTATTTCATCTAATGCTTctcaaaaagaaaatccAAATCTTCAAATTAAAAGGCAAGATGTATCAACTCGAAATGAAAGGCTAGACGCAGTTACACTTCCAGAACACAACGCACTACGCTTcgataatttaaattctttaaatcaCGAAGATGACACAATATATGTAGATGACAGTAATCATGCCACAGTTCTTGAACAAGAAGAGAAAACAGAAAACACGTCAGATGCCAAAccattcaaaaaaaatcaacTTCTTGATGACCCAAACTGGTCATTTGACCTTCTGGATAGAGGGGAAATAACACTTATTGATAAAGATGAGATTAAagattatttaaatgaagaaCAACCCAAAAATGAAATCGATGTACCACAGTATTCTTCATCACCTTTCCCAGACAATACAAATGAAGATTTGGAGTTGAGAGAATACTCTAAACTTTCAAATCCGTTTTTGCTGTCAAAACTACGAATATCAAGAACTTCGAATTCATTTTATACATAATCCAAATTCAAATAGTTACCTCTAATCAGAATCACGCTCATGCACACACgcataaatatataacatcatattaattctaaagaaatatattatgttgaaaaaaaaagttgTATCTTagtttaaaattatatttacatgtGTTcgttttatttaattagtTTATCCTATTTTCATACCTTCAATGGTAAACACCTTCGAATTCAGTTTTAGTagtaatttcatttattttactcTTTGTTTTTATCAAGGGCTAATTGAATCTTTTTCTGAACCACCTTATCTCTTTCGTGATCTAAATACTTGGTATctaattgataaaataacaGACATTCTACCATTTTTGAACGTTGTTCATTGCAGGCTGGAAAAACTGCAAGACCATGTGCCTTACTACAAGTAGCCATGGCATCAACATACTCATGGCACTTCGAATAAGCATAATCTTTTAGGTTTTTACGAGCTTCTCCATCATCCTTTGGTCCTAGTACCCACATTGGCAATCTCTTACCACGagattcattattttctgccattcttaaataataaaacaaatttattaaattagaTCAACACTATGATATCCTAATATGCTAGTGATTATCTTCTATCTACAACTATAATGTAAATTACTTAACTGTTGCAGTACATTTGGTTTTTATACGATGAACATTGTTCGTTTTTTGTcgttttatatattttgcgaaatctaaaaaataatattcttccttaatgaaatttgaattctcaaaaattgattaaagCGTATAAATCaatcattaataaattgtttGAATCTAATTCATTGTACGTTggtttaaaaaatatataaaacttAGTCGCTTTCTAAACATACCCTTTACATCATTGAATTTCACAGAAAAGTAACATATTAAACTATTAATACAAGATGTTTGGAGCATTTAAACCAACAAATTCTCTATTAGGTGGTCTACTATGGAAGAACCCATGGAGGATGTCAAGACCTCAAAAGCAAAGATTAAGAAACAGATTAAAGGCTGTTGATAAGAATATTAGCGAATTGACTCTAGGTTTGCATTTAAAAACTTGTGAAAGTAAAGGTATATCATATCAAGAGGGGCTAAAGATGAAGACACTATTTGAGCCAAACAACAGACTGCTGCAATCTTTGAATGATAGTTCAATATTTCCAAAGGAGCATGAAATGTCACCAAAAGATAAATATACAGTTTTCAATAAGAAATCTCCAGGTTACAGGAAGAGTGTTCATAAGGTACCAAAATGGACAAAATTGTCATTAAGAACAAATCCAGAGGGATTTTAAGACTATTTTATTAGTAGGCTAACTTTTGTTAGCACTACAACTACTCCAATAAGTTTTGCaatttctaaaataaaaaacagCATGCCAGTATGGTATTTGGGCAGTGAAAACTTcctatattattattcttcaattatcaaaataaatagtacCTGTATATAATTCTGAACCtctattaattatattttttgtaaattaatattcatgttgttatattaattaatctATTATATATCCAAAGCACAAACTGCAAACAACTTGATATCATTTGATTGAGTCCATTACTGATTTGGTTAGTTCCAGATCTGAATTATTTTGTGCTGGAATATGGTTTTGAGATAATTGTCTGTGAATTTCAACAGCTTCTGCATGTAATTCCTCTTCCTCAGAGGCAGATGAACATGATGAAGTTGAGTTAATCTCTGGTAAATCAACCAAATCACCATTTCTGGATTCATTTGTAACATAACTTTTTAGTTCACTATCTCtttcattataattatGTCTTGAGACAATAGATGGACTTCTCTTATGAATAGATGCCACTGCAACTGAATTTTTTCTTGGTGTTCCGATAAGGTTTTCAGGTTTTATAGTATGCTCCGAAGTTATTGAtgcatattttttaaagttattCGAATTAAAGTACTTACTCAATAACCTATAACTTGGATCATCAATTGGggtgaaaaattcaataaattttaaaactttatCTATAACTAAGACGTCGACGTCATTACCCCAAATTAAATCTAAATGTTCATGgttatcaattttaatatcaaacACTCTTTTTGGTGGTAAATTGGCCTTCATTACATCGATATCAACTAATGAATCAGAACCCCcatatatcaataaaattggGACTTTAATATTAGTTCTCGTTGGAAACACTGGGATTAAGTATGGTCTGGATAAAGAATTAAACATGTCATCAGGTTCTTCATATAGTTGAAATTTCTGAGAtcttaatatttgaaacCAATGCACAATACACTTTACTGAAGTGGTAGAATATAACTTTGAATATGatataaatttttgttttattgtaatattttttgaattccAATTGAACAACATTATATTTGCTACATCAATTAATgtattgaaaagttttgGATGTAACGTACGTCTCCAAACTGTTGCTGAAGGTAGAACTATATTTCtaccaaaaaataaatacattaaTTTCGGTGTAGCTTTCAcaattttatcaacaaTTCTATTATGTAGACCATGTGGGGTCATTGCAGGAGCAATCGCAATGAATTGAGAaatcttttcatttaatttcttgttAATAGATAAAGCTGCAAACATTTGCGCAGAACCTTGAGAAAATCCAATACATGTAACCTGTTCAGCATTaacattttctaaaatataattaatagtGTTTGGAATATCAAAATAAGCAAATTCATCAATAgaaaaattccaaaatttAGGAGAACCTGGTTGTAAAAACACATGAGCAGTGGAATATTTATTACCTCTATTGTTGCCCATCCACACATCATAACCTAAATCATGTAAAACAAAAGGTAGATTTTTATGCCTCTCGACATTACAACACCATATATCGGAACACATTAATAAACCATGATGTAAATAAGCAACCTTTGGAGTTACTTCTGTATCATGTAAATCCTTACGTGGAGGAATTCTATGaattgttaatatataatcatCTTCAGTTCTTACTAAATAATCCTCTACTTCCACATTAAAAAGTTTACACATCTCATGGATGGAAGGAGCTAATCTTAATTGAGTGTCAATCGGCACTTCATTGACAGGGATATCCATAGCAGGATTGCTTGTGAATAGATGTTGGAATAGCCATGTAATagaattaatcaatttagTTGGGATAAATTGTAGAATAGATGAGGTTACAAATTCGATATAGACCagaattataataaaataatccGTCAGATTTAAACGACTGAGAAACGGTAAGATCATGATTGAATAGTTCCTTGTTTTCTATCGTAACTTgacaatatataaacattcATGTATTTTCAACAACAGTCATTAAAGGCTCAAGAATATTCTTATAAGAAGTCttaaattgttttataataaagataattcaaaaaatatctttatgGTTTTGAACAATATCTTTTACATCTCGTTTATCCAAAGACTAAAAAGAAGACATTAACCCGAAGAAAGACATGTCATGATGTTGTTGCTGTAAGACATCTATTAAGACGAATGTGTTTTAAAATGTCCTTAAACACAAGATCTTTCAGTTGACGTGATGATCGAAGGAGATGATCGAGGTTAGATGTTCGAGTTGAATGCTGTTCGAGTTAAATGTTTAATATCCAACACAATGCAAGCGAAGTGCCACAAAAGTTATATGGGAACATATCACCCATAAGTGTATGCGTGTATTATCTACTGATATCTGGATCAGAACTGGATGAAGAGGTTGTAACTTACTTACTATATTTTCAATCAGAAGGAACTCAAGTCTGTTCATCCTTTACTATAGTTATAAAGGATTTCTGCATCTTCCTGTGTCACACACGGTTGTATTGTGTTCTCGAAGACTTGATAGTTCGCTGAAAAGGCGATTATgcaatgaatataaaatcgAAACTACCTGCGTATATATTACCTACGATGGTAGCAAGAGTTGTAGATATTAATGATTAGAGAAAGTCAAAATAGCACTTATTTAGATACAATCTCGAATGAGAGAACTGGCTCTCTGTTATTGATCTTACTTAATCTAGGGAACACAACACCTGCCATCTCTCTTTATTAATCAACATTGATCATCATGCATTGTAAATATCTTGTCTATTCAAATCTTATTACCATTAGCTTATGTGTTAAGAGCTGGTAATCATTAATAGTCACTGTAACAAATTGTCAATTTTGTCATTAAAAGTTTgagtttttaaaaaaatctcagaaatgaaaatttaaaggaTAGTTATAACATAAAATGATAAACTTTATAGAGagttttaaatgattttatattgAACGACAAACATATTAGAAGAGGTTATAGATTCATTTAATACTACTATATCAAACTTTTACTTGTGTTAGTCATTTTAACTTGGTATTACGTATTCCGGAGTGAACTGTATTATTTTACATTGTGGATAAACGAATAAGGAAATCAATAACATATCAATCAATAAGGAATACTATGTGGTCGTATATATTTGGCGGTTCAACAGCTGGCAGAGGTAAACAAAAAGATTTACCAAAAAAGGCTATTGTTGAACTGAGAGAacatataaatttattgaataagaAACAGACACATCTGAACACTCAAATCAATCAACAGGTTTTGGATGCTAAaacttttttgaataaaggaaataaaatacaagCCAAAAACtctttgaagaagaagaaaatatatgaaGCCCAGTTAGACAAGTTAGAAAACACtataaattcattagaGCAGCAATTGTTCTCTATCGAAAGTGCCAATTTGAATTTGGAGACAATGAAAGCAATGAAACAAGGTTCGCAAGCTATGAAAGCCATCCATAATGGTTTGAATATCGATAAAGTCGATGAAACTATGGATGACATAAGGGAACAAGTGGAATTGGGTGATGAAATTAGTGAAGCTATAGCAAGGCCATTATACGTTGGTGGTATGAATGGTATTATGgatgatgaagatttagatgaagaattagatTTATTACAGCAAGAAACAGAAGCAAATAATATGATGTCAGAACCTGTCATAAGACAAGAAGTTAAAGAAACAAAGATGGACCTACCAAATGTGCCAAGCGAAAAGTTAAAATCTCTCTCCATCAGTGAATCTAATCATCAAGAAGAATCCCTTCACGAAGAGGaggatgaagatgaagatgaacGTGCATTAAGAGAGTTACAAGCAGAAATGGGACTTTAATATATAGCTAGCTTTATAAAGGAAGTTAATAATCGAAACAGCTCCCTATGCCATAAGAAAATAAACTAGAAAACGAGTAATGGCaacaattaatattaatatttcactAACTCTAAAGAAACATGAAGGTTTTTTAATGTGTACATATATGACttctataattttataattatactaaatataataagatgagataaataatagaaaagaaaaaatatgtgttttaaatatgaattaattgtttaatacATTTAGGTACAAATTAATTACATGCtctatatttaattatgcataaaattgaaactttaaTCCTATGATAAATGTAATATCAATTAACTAGTACCCAAATTAGGAAAAATAcgaatataatgaaaaaaatctTCACAGTTAACCATCTGTTACTCTTAATTCTATCAAAGTATTTCACTAATTCCCTTTGTGCACCTGTAATATTTAAGTCAATATCATTGACGTTTTCGTCAATTCTTTGGATGGTCTCACCTTGCTCTTGAACCATGGAAGCTAATTGTTGAAATAAACTACCAACTTCTTGAATTGTAGATTCTATTGTTTCCATAGCTCTATCTCTCTCTTGTAAATATGCATTGTCCATCGTACCTTCTTCCATTTGCAATAAGAGAGACTGTGAGTTTTGAGATAATGACATAAGtgtattatcatttttgttTGATGTCTTATTGTACGAAGtattatttgattcatCATCGATGAGGTTTGATAGAAATGGATTCGAACTATTATAAGATGTTAAATCATTGCTTTCATATGTGTTACGATTATCTGATTGTcctttattatttcttgtATCATTTTCAGAAGCGTCCACCGATATCTTTG
The window above is part of the Tetrapisispora phaffii CBS 4417 chromosome 7, complete genome genome. Proteins encoded here:
- the TPHA0G02230 gene encoding uncharacterized protein, yielding MSKEPIISSNASQKENPNLQIKRQDVSTRNERLDAVTLPEHNALRFDNLNSLNHEDDTIYVDDSNHATVLEQEEKTENTSDAKPFKKNQLLDDPNWSFDLLDRGEITLIDKDEIKDYLNEEQPKNEIDVPQYSSSPFPDNTNEDLELREYSKLSNPFLLSKLRISRTSNSFYT
- the CMC1 gene encoding Cmc1p (similar to Saccharomyces cerevisiae YKL137W; ancestral locus Anc_2.429) produces the protein MAENNESRGKRLPMWVLGPKDDGEARKNLKDYAYSKCHEYVDAMATCSKAHGLAVFPACNEQRSKMVECLLFYQLDTKYLDHERDKVVQKKIQLALDKNKE
- the TPHA0G02220 gene encoding uncharacterized protein, which produces MSDSLFECIWSSLDFLVANKCTKIDIFSDQVNGGYSFLYVRGNKLFSQRSNLGYLNRLNRALELKLGDYSGYYDIHSSFHDKRRDISLVCPNFATFVNCEIEPEFEQTFAIMIKTKETENVGQQASSLSFDWDVIFQYIVIKREIQYKINIGRFNTNKNIIFNTSLLKQFNKDLNIEHAFGHACSTKNGCLDYDISKYKVRISDEFSIDIRSFNDRLRDKKHTYLKKIYLYINKEIGRCLVDELVGTSNTFWGMIFFNFNVLDSRNFIQRSIEIMKNIKKIKK
- the SED5 gene encoding t-SNARE syntaxin (similar to Saccharomyces cerevisiae SED5 (YLR026C); ancestral locus Anc_2.421), whose protein sequence is MDIKDRTNEFQQCVLVVKKQHKNIIPNEKKNLNAEAGTNDSSNGKKSEFQLRASGIAHEISSAAQLLSKLAILAKRKPMFNDNPVEIAELSFLIKRKIYSIEQNLVELSKFQRANKYNISGNNSSHDSKDGPILHSRNVMNLLNTKMKNISGDFKNVLEERQRLEIANKERWAKISVDASENDTRNNKGQSDNRNTYESNDLTSYNSSNPFLSNLIDDESNNTSYNKTSNKNDNTLMSLSQNSQSLLLQMEEGTMDNAYLQERDRAMETIESTIQEVGSLFQQLASMVQEQGETIQRIDENVNDIDLNITGAQRELVKYFDRIKSNRWLTVKIFFIIFVFFLIWVLVN
- the MRPL31 gene encoding mitochondrial 54S ribosomal protein mL60 (similar to Saccharomyces cerevisiae MRPL31 (YKL138C); ancestral locus Anc_2.428), encoding MFGAFKPTNSLLGGLLWKNPWRMSRPQKQRLRNRLKAVDKNISELTLGLHLKTCESKGISYQEGLKMKTLFEPNNRLLQSLNDSSIFPKEHEMSPKDKYTVFNKKSPGYRKSVHKVPKWTKLSLRTNPEGF
- the SNF7 gene encoding ESCRT-III subunit protein SNF7 (similar to Saccharomyces cerevisiae SNF7 (YLR025W); ancestral locus Anc_2.422), which encodes MWSYIFGGSTAGRGKQKDLPKKAIVELREHINLLNKKQTHLNTQINQQVLDAKTFLNKGNKIQAKNSLKKKKIYEAQLDKLENTINSLEQQLFSIESANLNLETMKAMKQGSQAMKAIHNGLNIDKVDETMDDIREQVELGDEISEAIARPLYVGGMNGIMDDEDLDEELDLLQQETEANNMMSEPVIRQEVKETKMDLPNVPSEKLKSLSISESNHQEESLHEEEDEDEDERALRELQAEMGL
- the COX12 gene encoding cytochrome c oxidase subunit VIb (similar to Saccharomyces cerevisiae COX12 (YLR038C); ancestral locus Anc_2.403), whose protein sequence is MSEQVEATSAPSQPHLQTVGFDPRFPNQNQTKHCWQSYVDYHKCINIKGEDFAPCKVFWKTYSALCPVDWIEKWDEQREKGTFAGDIQNI
- the TGL1 gene encoding sterol esterase (similar to Saccharomyces cerevisiae TGL1 (YKL140W); ancestral locus Anc_2.424) yields the protein MILPFLSRLNLTDYFIIILVYIEFVTSSILQFIPTKLINSITWLFQHLFTSNPAMDIPVNEVPIDTQLRLAPSIHEMCKLFNVEVEDYLVRTEDDYILTIHRIPPRKDLHDTEVTPKVAYLHHGLLMCSDIWCCNVERHKNLPFVLHDLGYDVWMGNNRGNKYSTAHVFLQPGSPKFWNFSIDEFAYFDIPNTINYILENVNAEQVTCIGFSQGSAQMFAALSINKKLNEKISQFIAIAPAMTPHGLHNRIVDKIVKATPKLMYLFFGRNIVLPSATVWRRTLHPKLFNTLIDVANIMLFNWNSKNITIKQKFISYSKLYSTTSVKCIVHWFQILRSQKFQLYEEPDDMFNSLSRPYLIPVFPTRTNIKVPILLIYGGSDSLVDIDVMKANLPPKRVFDIKIDNHEHLDLIWGNDVDVLVIDKVLKFIEFFTPIDDPSYRLLSKYFNSNNFKKYASITSEHTIKPENLIGTPRKNSVAVASIHKRSPSIVSRHNYNERDSELKSYVTNESRNGDLVDLPEINSTSSCSSASEEEELHAEAVEIHRQLSQNHIPAQNNSDLELTKSVMDSIK